Genomic window (Candidatus Methylomirabilota bacterium):
CGATGTCAGAGGATGGAAACGCCGCGGGGATGATCGACTTTCGCCTCACCGCCTGCCGCGCTGAGGTGGGATACGTGCTCGCTCAGCGCTACTGGGGCCACGGTTTCATGACGGAGGCGGCAGGCGCTGTGGTCGAGTGGGTGATTGCCCGACCGGAGATCCATCGTGTGTGGGCGACGGTGGATCTTGAGAACGTGGCGTCCCAGCGTGTGCTCGAGAAGGTCGGCATGGTCAGGGAAGGCGTGCTCCGACGCTGGCTGGTCTTCCCGAACCTGGGCCCGATGCCGCGCGATGTCTGGAGCTTCGCCCGCATCAAGGAGACAGGAGCGCGCCCATGACGTCCCGTTTCGACGCGATCACGCTCGAGGTGCTTTGGACGCGGCTCATCTCCGTCGTGGACGAGGCGGCCAAGGCCATCGTGCGGACGTCTTTCTCCACGCTCTCCAACGAGGCAAACGACTTCGCCTGCGTCCTGACCGACGCGCGGGGCTTCGCGCTTGCCCAGAATTCCGGGAGCATCCCGTCCTTCATCGGCACGCTGCCCGCCACCGTCCGTCACTTCCTCAGCGAGTTCGGTGCCGGCGGCATGAAGCCGGGCGATGTCTTCATCACCAACGATCCCTGGCAGGGCACGGGCCACATGAGCGACGTCTGTCTCGTGAAGCCCATCTTTCACCGGGACCGGCTCGTCGCCTTCGCGGCCACCACCTCGCACATGCCCGACATCGGCGGGCGCATACGCGCCATCGAGGCGCGCGAGCTCTTCGAGGAAGGCCTGCACATCCCGTTGACCAGGCTCCGCCGTGCGGGAGAGACAGACCCGACGCTGGTCCAGCTCATCCGCGCCAACGTCCGCACGCCGGACCAGACCATGGGCGACATCTGGGCGCAGGTGAGCGCCAACGAGCTGATGGACAACCGCGTGACGCGGCTGATGGACGACTACGACCTGCCGTCCCTCGACGCGGTGGGGGACGAGCTGTTCGCCAGGTCCGAGCGCGCGATGCGGCGCGCGATTGCCGCTGTGCCGGACGGCACCTACCGTTTCGCGCTCGAGACCGACGGCTTCGAGAAGCCCTACCAGTTCAGGATCGCGCTCACGGTCAGGGGAGACGAGATCATCGCGGACTACACGGGCACGTCGCCCGCCCAACCGCGCGCGATCAACTGTGTCATGGCGTACACCTATGCGATGACGGCGTATGCCGTGCGCTGCGCGCTCCTGCCCGGCCTGCCGAACAACGAGGGCATGTACCGCCCGGTCAAGGTCGAGGCGCCCGAGGGCTGTCTCCTGAACCCGAAGTTTCCCGCCGCCGTCGTCAGCCGCGCCCAGACGGGGCACTACGTGCCCGTGCTGGTCCTGGGCGCGCTCCACCAGGTCATTCCCGACAAGGTGATGGCGGGGGCGGGCTCGCCGCTCTGGGCCGTGGCGCAGTCGGGCACGCGCGACGACGGGCGCCCGTACACCAACGTCCTCTTCTTCAACGGCGGCATGGGTGCGACGGCGGTGAAAGACGGCGAGCACGTGCTTTCCTGGCCGAGCAACATCTCGAGCACGCCGGTCGAGATCGCGGAGCGGAACAGCCCGCTCTTCTTCCGCCACAAGCGCATGCGCGAGGCCTCGGGCGGGCAGGGGCGCTTCCGCGGCGGCCTCGGCCAGGACGTGCTCTTCGAGAGCCGCTCGCGGCGGCCGATCGTGCTGAGCTTCATGGCCGAGCGCACGCGCGTCCCCGCTCCGGGTCTCGCCGGGGGAGGGCCCGGCGGCATCGGCGACGTCAGGATCAACGGCAAGAAGGTGGACCATCGCCGCCAGCACGTACTTGCTCACGGAGACACCGTGCTCGTCAGCACTCCGGGGGGCGGCGGCTACGGGCCGGCGCGCGCTCGCGCCCAGGCCCTGCGAAAGCGCGACGCGGCGCTTGGCTACTCTGGGAGGGGAAGGAGATGAGCGAGCCCGCGAAGCTCGATCCGGAGGCCGACGCGCTCTTCGAGATCGTGCGCGAGCGCTACGGCGATCGGCTGACGCGGGAGCAGCTGGACGAGCTTAGCCGGATCGTGCGGGCGCAGGTCGAAACCTCGCGCGCTCTCCGCGCGATGCGGCTCACGAACGCCGACGAGCCCATGCAGCCCTTCGCGCCGTACCGGGCCGAGCCATGAAGGCGGACGTGCTCTTCACGCCGCTCCGCGAGCTCGGCGGGCTCCTGAGGACGCGGAAGCTCCTGCCCGTCGAGCTGGCCGAGCTCTATCTCGATCGCTTGGAGCGCCTCGGCCCCAGGTACAACGCCGTCGTGACCGTCATGCGCGAGCACGCGCTCAGCCAGGCCCGGCGCGCCGAAGGTGAGATCGCGGCCGGCCGCTACCGCGGGCCGCTCCACGGCATCCCGTACGGCGCGAAAGATCTCCTCGCGACGGCGGGCGCGCCGACGACCTGGGGCGCCGCGCCGTACAAGGACCAGCGCTTCGATTTCGACGCGACGGTGATCCGCAAGCTCGAGGAGGCGGGCGCCGTGCTCGTGGCCAAGCTCGCGATGATCGAGCTCGCGGGCGGCATGGGCTATCGCCAGCCCACCGCGTCGTTCACGGGGCCCTGCATCAACCCATGGGACGCGAACGCCTGGACCGGTGGGTCG
Coding sequences:
- a CDS encoding GNAT family N-acetyltransferase translates to MNPPATLETSRLRLRAPVVEDAAAIFDAYTQDAAVARYTSWSPHRSLDETRKFLEQYCEAGRKAGTVFSWLITMSEDGNAAGMIDFRLTACRAEVGYVLAQRYWGHGFMTEAAGAVVEWVIARPEIHRVWATVDLENVASQRVLEKVGMVREGVLRRWLVFPNLGPMPRDVWSFARIKETGARP
- a CDS encoding hydantoinase B/oxoprolinase family protein, translating into MTSRFDAITLEVLWTRLISVVDEAAKAIVRTSFSTLSNEANDFACVLTDARGFALAQNSGSIPSFIGTLPATVRHFLSEFGAGGMKPGDVFITNDPWQGTGHMSDVCLVKPIFHRDRLVAFAATTSHMPDIGGRIRAIEARELFEEGLHIPLTRLRRAGETDPTLVQLIRANVRTPDQTMGDIWAQVSANELMDNRVTRLMDDYDLPSLDAVGDELFARSERAMRRAIAAVPDGTYRFALETDGFEKPYQFRIALTVRGDEIIADYTGTSPAQPRAINCVMAYTYAMTAYAVRCALLPGLPNNEGMYRPVKVEAPEGCLLNPKFPAAVVSRAQTGHYVPVLVLGALHQVIPDKVMAGAGSPLWAVAQSGTRDDGRPYTNVLFFNGGMGATAVKDGEHVLSWPSNISSTPVEIAERNSPLFFRHKRMREASGGQGRFRGGLGQDVLFESRSRRPIVLSFMAERTRVPAPGLAGGGPGGIGDVRINGKKVDHRRQHVLAHGDTVLVSTPGGGGYGPARARAQALRKRDAALGYSGRGRR